One region of Ruminococcus albus AD2013 genomic DNA includes:
- a CDS encoding M23 family metallopeptidase encodes MIFLTLYGHLTKVLVEPGDVVRQGDLIGLMGTTGYSTGDHLHLEIRYQGYVLNPINYLDLTIDPNGGDRPLVNDKDEDSHYRC; translated from the coding sequence ATGATTTTCCTGACCCTGTACGGACATCTTACAAAGGTGCTTGTTGAACCCGGCGATGTTGTAAGACAGGGCGACCTTATCGGACTGATGGGTACAACGGGTTATTCCACAGGCGATCATCTGCATCTGGAGATAAGGTATCAGGGATATGTGCTCAATCCTATCAATTATCTGGATCTGACTATTGATCCTAACGGCGGTGACAGACCTCTTGTTAACGATAAGGACGAAGATAGCCATTACCGTTGTTGA
- the ftsX gene encoding permease-like cell division protein FtsX: MKASSLRYLVHQGVSGIWKNRMMTFASFCILLVSLLMVGLASLTAINLTRIISGIEDKSEVVVVINDNATEENEKELKEHLKAIPNVNTIELYSKEEAWKGMLDSMTEEERAFFKYADENPLPDTYRLTVKDIEIMSDTTAQIETLDYVDSTQSPTSFADVLISIRRIFSIIAVAVVSALVVVSLVIISNTTRASVFARRKEINIMKYVGATNAFIRIPFFVEGMIVGLVAAIGALLMTKFAYEGVYNIFSDDSVIWVIMGMKKLYSFKELLFPVSISYLAAGAVIGAVGTSISTGKHLKV, translated from the coding sequence ATGAAAGCTAGCAGCCTTCGTTACCTTGTCCATCAGGGCGTTTCAGGTATATGGAAAAACAGGATGATGACTTTCGCTTCGTTCTGTATATTGCTTGTCAGCCTGCTTATGGTCGGTCTGGCGAGCCTTACCGCGATAAATCTCACAAGGATAATAAGCGGTATCGAAGACAAGAGTGAGGTAGTAGTCGTTATAAACGACAATGCTACCGAGGAAAACGAAAAGGAACTGAAAGAGCATCTCAAGGCTATACCCAATGTTAATACGATAGAGCTTTACAGCAAGGAAGAAGCCTGGAAGGGTATGCTCGACAGTATGACAGAGGAAGAACGCGCATTTTTCAAGTATGCGGATGAGAACCCTCTGCCCGACACTTACAGACTGACTGTCAAGGATATTGAGATAATGAGTGATACCACCGCTCAGATCGAAACACTTGACTACGTTGATTCCACACAGTCACCTACATCTTTTGCAGATGTGCTTATCAGTATCAGAAGAATATTCTCGATAATAGCTGTGGCTGTTGTGTCTGCACTTGTCGTAGTAAGTCTGGTAATTATCTCCAATACCACCAGGGCAAGCGTTTTTGCAAGACGTAAGGAGATAAATATAATGAAATATGTCGGCGCGACCAATGCGTTCATAAGGATACCTTTCTTTGTGGAAGGCATGATAGTTGGTCTGGTTGCGGCTATCGGTGCGCTGCTTATGACAAAATTTGCCTATGAGGGTGTTTACAACATCTTCAGTGATGACTCGGTAATATGGGTCATCATGGGTATGAAGAAGCTCTACTCATTCAAGGAGCTGCTGTTCCCCGTAAGTATATCTTATCTTGCAGCAGGTGCCGTTATCGGCGCAGTAGGTACTTCTATCAGTACAGGCAAACACCTCAAGGTGTAA
- a CDS encoding thiamine pyrophosphate-binding protein: MKAEEIKVVYGYPGAAICPFYDALLDADKDIKHVLVRHEANGGHAASGYARISGKARGLYSDFRSRCGGT, encoded by the coding sequence TTGAAGGCAGAGGAGATAAAGGTCGTCTACGGCTACCCAGGTGCGGCTATCTGCCCGTTTTACGATGCTCTGCTTGACGCTGACAAGGATATAAAGCACGTTCTGGTAAGGCATGAAGCCAACGGCGGTCATGCAGCCAGCGGATACGCAAGGATATCGGGAAAGGCCCGCGGTCTGTATAGCGACTTCCGGTCCCGGTGCGGTGGAACCTGA